In one window of Photorhabdus laumondii subsp. laumondii DNA:
- the casB gene encoding type I-E CRISPR-associated protein Cse2/CasB: protein MDSKSEIILLHWWQSMFMSPKQLKEKGIIPAPSTYRAQLKRCDSVEMAMLTEGFRALWLSLPDEISLSDNPIKLEYWATMAVALVHVKNNSDIKLAVAAGKKGGGNKPVVSELRFSQLQNAKTPNELLRRLCRVLQQIKGNISVLALARDIEEWFAEYEQLRPCKADRRIKVRWGMDYYRAASGKSVDLSDFH from the coding sequence ATGGACAGTAAGAGTGAAATCATATTATTGCATTGGTGGCAAAGTATGTTTATGTCACCAAAACAGCTAAAAGAGAAAGGTATTATTCCAGCCCCTTCTACTTATAGAGCTCAGTTAAAGCGCTGTGACAGTGTTGAGATGGCTATGTTAACTGAAGGCTTTCGGGCTTTATGGCTCAGCTTACCTGATGAAATTAGTTTGTCGGATAATCCGATAAAATTGGAATATTGGGCCACGATGGCGGTGGCATTAGTTCATGTTAAAAACAACAGTGATATCAAATTGGCGGTAGCGGCGGGTAAGAAAGGAGGAGGAAATAAACCGGTGGTCAGTGAATTAAGATTTTCACAATTACAAAATGCTAAAACACCGAATGAATTATTACGTCGATTATGTCGGGTTTTACAGCAAATCAAAGGCAATATTTCTGTTTTGGCTTTAGCGCGGGATATTGAGGAGTGGTTTGCTGAATATGAGCAATTACGACCATGCAAGGCGGATAGGCGTATCAAAGTGAGGTGGGGTATGGATTATTACCGTGCTGCTAGTGGTAAATCGGTTGATTTATCGGATTTTCATTAA